In Desulfovibrio sp. TomC, the sequence ATTTTTCTTATCATACATCACCAAGCAGCCAAACTATGCTCTCTCTTTGCAGAGCGCCGTTTGATATTCGCCAAGCACCGCAACGGGAAACGGAAACCCTGTAACAACCTCTTGGCCTTGAATACGTAACGTGGAGCAAGGCACATCAAGGAGCGCCCCGACAGGAAACGCGCCCTTGACTGACAGCACTGCCGCTATCGGGAACGCATCGCCCCCTTGGCGAGCAGTTCCACACTACCACACCAGACGAACAACCAACAAGCATATTTACTATTGCCCGCAGGCTTGCTTGGCATTCATTTGGTCCATAATAACCGACGATTTATTGTATTCCAAGAATATTTCGACAGAGGCGCCCGGGGCATGACTTCATTTCTAGCCGCAAGATTGGTCGCAATGCCTCAAAAAAGAACGTTCTTGGGCCGAAATATTTCACCGACCCAAGCAAAACGGCACACATCCAAAGACATGGGCCTCACTCTACAATACGGGGAGAAGTCCAAGTGAGCCGACAACCACGAAACGCTTGAGATGAAACAATTGTCTTTCTATTCTGCAGACTCTTGCCGGAGTGACGACAGTTCCAAGACATCCCGGCCGGCACTGGCTTGCCCCGGCCGCCCCGCCCGGCTCACGTCCCCTGGGCGAACATCCGCTCCACGTCCTCCCGGCACACCGGCCGCGAAAACAGGAACCCCTGGCCGGCTTCGCAGGCAAAACCGTGCAACACGTCGGACTGGGTCTCAAGCTCCACGCCCTCGGCCACGACATCAAGGCCCAGGCTGTGGGCCAGGGCCACCACCGCGCCGACGATCTTGCGATTCTCGTTGCACTCGATGTCGCTGACAAAGGCCCGGTCCACCTTGAGGGTATCGATGGGGAAGCGTTGCAGGTAGGACAGCGACGAATAGCCTGTGCCGAAATCATCGACCGACAGACGCACGCCCAGGGCTTTGAGGCGTTTGAGGCGCAGAATCGACACTTCCGGGTTGTCCATGATGACCGTTTCGGTGATCTCAAGCTTAAGCGCCCGGGGGTCCATGCCGGTGGTCCGCAAAATCCGCTCCACGTCATCGACCAGCGAGGCCTGGGCCAGCTGCTTGGCCGAGAGATTCACACTCATGGACATGCCGAGCGTCTCGGGAAACCGGGCGTGCCACGAGGCCATGGTCGTGCAGGCCTCGGTCAGCACCCACAACCCAAGGGGCACGATCAGTCCGGTATCCTCGGCCACGGGGATGAAATCCCCAGGCGGGGACACGCCCTGGCCCGGCCGCCGCCAGCGCACCAGCGCCTCGAAACCGGTCATGCGCCGATCGCTCAAGGCCAGGATGGGCTGGTAGTCCAGGAAGAATTCCCCGCGCTTAAGCGCCAGACGCAGATCGTTTTCCAGGTCCATGAGCCGGATGGCGTCTTCGAGCATGCGGGTGTTGAAGACCTTGAAGCGGTTGCGCCCTTCGCCCTTGGCCCGGTGCAGGGCAATATTGGCGTTTCGGAGCAGCTCCTCGGGCTTGTCGTAGATGGCCGGGCTGACCACGATGCCCATGGAGGCCGTGACGTGCACGTCGTGGCCCGACAGCGGGAACACCTCGTTCATGGCGTCGCGGATGCGCTTCACAATGCGCACCACCTCCCGATACGAGCCGGTCTCCTCCAGCAAGACAACGAACTCGTCGCCGCCCAGGCGGGACACGGTGTCCAGGCTTCGCACGCAGTCCCGCAGCCGCCGGGACACGAACTCCAGCAGCCGGTCGCCCATATGGTGGCCCAGGCTGTCGTTTATGATCTTGAAGCGGTCGAGATCGAGAAAAATGACGGCGTACTGGTAGTTGTCGCGCCGCTTGGACCGCTCCAGGGCCTGGCGGATGCGGTCCAGGCACAGGCTGCGGTTGGGCAGGCCGGTCAGGGGATCGTGGAAGGCCATGTGGGCCAGCTGGCTTTCCAGCTGCTTGCGGTCGGTGATGTCGGTCACAATGCCGCCGGCCAGACGCCGGGATTCATCCAGGCCCATGGGAAACAGCGAAACAAGCAGCGTCTTGTCCGCGCCGTTAATGGCGACTGTCGTTTCCTTTTTCACCGGCTCGTTCCAGGCAATGACCCGGGAGGCGTCCCGGCACAGCGAGGCGGCCAGATCTCCGGGCAAGACCGCGTCCAGGGCCGCGCCGCCTTCCGGGATGCCGGCCAGCCCGAGCATGCGGGCGCAGGCCGCATTGACCTCGCGCAGCCGGTCCTCGGCGTCGATGACCAGAAAGCCTTCAGCCGACAAGGCCAGATCGGTCTCGGGATGTTCCAGGCGCGAACCAGGGCTCTGGCAGGGCCGCACTTCGAGCAGCACGCGCGGACCGCAGGCCGCCCCAGGCAGGGGGGTGGCCGTCACTGCGGCCGGAAATTCCCCGCCTTCCGGGCGCAGACAGCGGATACGGACCCGGCCGGCTTCGCTGTTGAGGGCTGCGTCAAGCAGCGGCAACAACGTCCCCCAATCCCGCGCGGGAAACACCTCCTGGACAGGTCTGCCCCGCAACGTCTCAGGACAGTGCCCAAAGAGCCGGGCAGCGGCGGGGTTGATGTCCAGGACTCGATATTGGTCGTCAAGCAGGCACAGGGCGGTTGGCGCGACAGCGAAGATGGCCCGGCTTTCGGCTTCGCTCTGGCGCAGGGCTTCTTCGGCCCGCGTGCGGGCCAGCGTGCTCTCAATGGCCAGGATCAGGGCCTGACTGTCGATGGGCAGGGGCAGGCAGCAGCAGGGCAGGGCCTTTTTGGCCCGGGCCAGAATGGCGGGATCGCTTGAAGGGGTCAGCAGGATGACCGGGATGCCGTGGCCGTCGCGCAGCAGTGTCGCCGCATCCACCCCGTCGCAGGCTCCGGTCAGCAGCATGTCCATGACGGCCACGTCCGGTCGCAACGACTCGGCCGTTTCCAACGCCTCGCGGCAGGTGAAGGCCGGCCCGAGGGGTTGGTAGCCGTTCTCGCCCAGAAGCCGGGCCATGGCCGAAGCCGAGGCGTGGTTCCGTTCGACAATCAGGATGCGGGGCTGCGTCATGGGTCCCCCCCTGTCTCTGGCGCTGCCTCGCCTCCGGGACGCAAGGCAGCATCCATTATTTCAGGTGGATGCAGCCTACGCAAGGATGTTGCAGGGCGCAACAATTACCTTGATCACAAAAACATCCAGGAGGATTGCGCAAGATCAGTTGGTGGGAACCCAGAGCTTGATGGCCGAGCCTTTTTCGCCCTGGCGCTGGATCATGTGAAACTCATAGCGGGCGGTGTTGCCGTCCAGACGGAAGCTGGCCGTGCCAATATTGCCCCGAACGAAACTCTGGAATTTAAAGGCCTCGCAGGATTCATCGAGGGCCTTGCCGGTCGCGTCAAAGGGAACCATGCATA encodes:
- a CDS encoding GGDEF/EAL domain-containing response regulator, producing MTQPRILIVERNHASASAMARLLGENGYQPLGPAFTCREALETAESLRPDVAVMDMLLTGACDGVDAATLLRDGHGIPVILLTPSSDPAILARAKKALPCCCLPLPIDSQALILAIESTLARTRAEEALRQSEAESRAIFAVAPTALCLLDDQYRVLDINPAAARLFGHCPETLRGRPVQEVFPARDWGTLLPLLDAALNSEAGRVRIRCLRPEGGEFPAAVTATPLPGAACGPRVLLEVRPCQSPGSRLEHPETDLALSAEGFLVIDAEDRLREVNAACARMLGLAGIPEGGAALDAVLPGDLAASLCRDASRVIAWNEPVKKETTVAINGADKTLLVSLFPMGLDESRRLAGGIVTDITDRKQLESQLAHMAFHDPLTGLPNRSLCLDRIRQALERSKRRDNYQYAVIFLDLDRFKIINDSLGHHMGDRLLEFVSRRLRDCVRSLDTVSRLGGDEFVVLLEETGSYREVVRIVKRIRDAMNEVFPLSGHDVHVTASMGIVVSPAIYDKPEELLRNANIALHRAKGEGRNRFKVFNTRMLEDAIRLMDLENDLRLALKRGEFFLDYQPILALSDRRMTGFEALVRWRRPGQGVSPPGDFIPVAEDTGLIVPLGLWVLTEACTTMASWHARFPETLGMSMSVNLSAKQLAQASLVDDVERILRTTGMDPRALKLEITETVIMDNPEVSILRLKRLKALGVRLSVDDFGTGYSSLSYLQRFPIDTLKVDRAFVSDIECNENRKIVGAVVALAHSLGLDVVAEGVELETQSDVLHGFACEAGQGFLFSRPVCREDVERMFAQGT